Genomic segment of Panicum virgatum strain AP13 chromosome 9N, P.virgatum_v5, whole genome shotgun sequence:
GAACCGCGGCATGCAGACCAAAATACGACACTTATTCGCGACTTTCTCCCAAAACCAAATACGACACTTAAAAAGAACGGAGGAGTAGTACTAGTGTGGTTCTAGGGCTCACTGCGATATAATAGCATGTCCGTTTGTTGAGCCCCAGAGCTTTACATGGTATCACGTCTACTGTCACTCTATGATTTACGCGCAATGATTCAGTTTATTTGCCACATTAGTTTCTTTGAAATGGTTATGGAAATCTAGATATTTTCTTGTTCGTTTGCTCTGACAGTTGTCTGATTTTCCATGTAGTTACTCATGTGGCTGCCAAACATAAATAAAATCGTATGTTTTTAGGGTTGTATTGTAGTGCTTTTAATTAAGTCGAGCTTTGTACCTACAAGATAATACTCTCTGGGCATACTTGTAGCAGATGATTCCGAAGTAGAAGTCTTATAGCAGATAAATAGAGTTCAGGTGTTGAGCCACACAGTTTAATAGATCTCTGCTTTATAAAATTTGCATTCAGCCTGGCATTCTTTTGTAGCTGGAGCATTAGCAGGTGAAGATTGAATATGGTGCACACTGAAAAAGCAGTAGCTTTATTTGCTTCTTGATATTTAGGATTGGAAATgttgatgtggagtttgatatGCTAGCCTACATTTTCTGTGTTATGCTAGTTGAATCATTACAAATTCAATTCTTTGTTGGGCTACTTGAGTAAGTACTCCAGTTGACTTTGAAGAAATAAGGAATTTTGTTCTTTAGCTGTATGTTTATAattggaaatatttgatgtggAGTTTCATATGCTACATTTGCGCTCAAGTTAGTTACATGAATGCTAATGTCTGTAACTCCTGCAGTAAGACACGTGGTATGGGAGCTGGGCGCAAGCTCAAGACCCACAGAAGGAACCAGAGGTGGGCTGACAAAGCCTACAAGAAGAGCCATCTCGGCAATGAGTGGAAGAAACCTTTTGCTGGCTCATCTCACGCAAAGGGAATCGTCCTTGAAAAGATGTGAGTTTGAAATAGACTAGCTGTTAATTTGTTCTGAAGAACAATCAATTCAACTAACACCTGACATACTCTACTTCAATTGCAGTGGCATTGAGGCTAAGCAGCCAAACTCTGCTATCCGTAAGTGTGCCCGTGTCCAGCTTGTGAAGAATGGGAAGAAGATTGCTGCCTTTGTGCCTAACGACGGTTGCTTGAACTACATCGAGGAAAATGTAAGTTCTGTTTCCCCCACTCATTGGGCACTCAGTGGCAAATAATTTTGTCCCTCGGCATTGTTCACTGCTAATTATCGCCCTCGCTATCTCTGTAGGATGAGGTGCTGATTGCTGGGTTCGGTCGTAAGGGTCATGCTGTGGGAGATATTCCCGGTGTCCGTTTCAAGGTCGTCAAGGTCTCTGGAGTTTCCCTGCTCGCCCTcttcaaggagaagaaggagaagccgAGATCTTAAACATCTGTTCCCCCTTGCCTTAATGAAATTTGTAATGAATGTTTTTGGTTGTGGCGCATCTGAAGGGCTCTCTCATATCGGAACTCATGTTATGCCTAGATGAGCCTTACCATCAGTACGACAGTTCCTGTATGGCCATAGTTTTGTTGAGAAGCACCAGAATTTGAATTCTAAACTGCTTGTCGGTGTGATATATATATGATCATGTCTTGCCATCGTGGTGTGTTTCTGGAATCTCAGCTGTTAAACTTGGGCCTCGTGTAGGTGAAGCAATGGTCGTCAAACGGCTGCTTCTGCACTACTACTGAATACTGTACACATGTTGACTGTCGCGGTTCGCTGAAGTTATGAACCGATGATGATGGGATCGACGGACCCCAAGGCGTCGCTGGCTGCTGCCGCGAGAACCTGATGCATCGGGCATCAGCGGAGCAGTGTATGTAAAACTGGAAACTGCGATCTGTTTCTGAAACGGCAGGCCAGGCGCGGAGTGACCCACCACGGGCCCGGGTTATGCTTGACCTGGGCCGTATCCCTATCGGCGCCAGGTCAGCAGCCTATCCGGGCCCGCGCCCCCCTATGCCTCACCTAGATGTCCCCTACCACCACTCCAGGCATCTCACCTCCACGTGGGGTCGGCACGAGCCCCGCGCTCCTGGCCCCTCGTGTCAGTGCCAGCACTCCTACGAGGTGGCATCGCGTCGCGGGTCGCGGGGCGTGACCGAAACAAACGAACCCTTTTGCTTCGGCCTGGTGTAATAATAAAGATAGGCGAGGAAGCAAAGCCAGCCGGCCGAATCCCAACTCCTGTGTGCCCCGTCGGCCGCAGCAGCTGCccgtccccgccgcctccggccgagcacgccgccgccaccgcctccggccgagcacgccgccgccaccgccggcgagggcgcgcgTCGACGGCCCGTCCCTTTCGCATGGATATGACCCCCGCGTCCGTCTCGTCCAACCCGCGCTCGGTCGAGGAAATCTACAAGGActtctccggccgccgcgccggcctcgtCCGCGCCCTCACCTCCGGTAACGACCGCtcccctccgcctcgccgcagcGATTTGAGCCTCTCGCAGATCTAACGCCGCGCTCGCCTCCCGTGTCGTTGCTGGTGCAGATGTGGACGATTTCTACAGCTCCTGCGACCCAGGTGAGTGAGATCGATTCGCGGCGGGCTGTTCTCGGGTGCGTGCGTGGAGTGGTGGATCCCGGGCGGGGGCTGAGCGGATCGGTTTTTTTTTGCTTTCCTGCACGCAGAGAAGGAGAATTTGTGCCTGTACGGCCTCCCCAACGGGACCTGGGCGGTGGCGCCGCCAGCGGAGGAGGTGCCGCCGGAGATGCCGGAGCCGGCGCTCGGTATCAACTTCGCGCGGGACGGCATGCAACGCCGGGACTGGCTCTCACTCGTCGCAGTCCACTCCGACTCGTGGCTCATTTCCGTCGCCTTCTTCTTCGGCGCACGCCTCAACGCCAACGATCGGTACCAATGCTATTCCGACACTGGACACTCTGAATTCGATTCGCTCTTTCAAGCAGTCCCTTGAGTTGGTTGCGGCAGTAAATGCTTGTTCTCTCTTTAACTTCAATTTTTGCCGTTTTGGTGAAtcggtttgtttgtttgttaggTGACTGGGGAGTGGGCATACGCGTGTTCGTGTTTATGATCTATTTATTTTGTTTCACTTGGTGCATGTGTTTGCATGTGCACATGTTTGGTGTGCTCCTCTTTTTGTTTCCTTTGAGTGAATTAGGGTTCATGCTTTGGGGATGAGTTTACTTTATTGGCACCTTTGCACGctgttttcctttctttttctttttgatcctGCTACAACTGCAACCAGAATCACGAGACTTTACATTTCATGATAACACATTTCATAGGGTGGGATGTAGGTATTCGAATATCATGGGCCCATCTGTTCATTATAGGGTGCCAACCTCTATGTCCTCTTTTCAACTTTATTTCAGAAAATCATGTAGAGAAGTTGAACATTTTGTGCTTTTATGTGCTCCAGAATTTAATGTTCATTGCTTCTGTGAATTCTAATATCAATCCtatttttgttttaaagaaCAATGCCACAAGTTCTAGAACCAAACTACCAAAGCTTAAAGAGGCATTTACTAGCCTGAAGTCTTCTCCTACATTGATTGCTGGGCCATTCATATCTGAACGCATTCTGACATGCATTGTAGGGTAATTAGTTCTTTCAAAGATGTCTTCATGGTGGTTGGAGAAGCTGCCATTTCCTGGTTGATACAATGTTTACAACGGGAAATACGAATATACTTTGACCAATGGAACAAGGACATGGAAAAAGGAACCCTTTTAATCTTGACACCTTCAACTATTACAAAGCTTCCTACAATGTTCCTGCTTGTTTGCTAGTTCAATTTCTGTACATTTGCTGGATATAATTTTAGCTAATCGAAAAGGTTGGAAAATATATGCAGAATTTAGTGAGGATGCATTTTTGAAAAGTTGGATAATCCTAACAATCATGTGCCAATGTACTGATTTACTGGTATGTGGATTGTTGAAAATACAGAAGGGTATTAGGCAAAATGTGCTTATAGTTAATGCCTATGTCTTCTGAACTGCATGGGGTGGTATATTGATtaatttgcattttttttattttaattataatttttcaaaaagcTCCTACTATACTCATAATGTGCAAATCCCTTTTATTTTTCTCGACTATTTTGTGTATTTTACATTGTGTGAACGAAATATTTGATTGTTTCATTTCATCCTATTATATCTCTTGGGTCTCTTATGTTCTTATTCTCAGCATTTTAATGCTCACCCATCTGTAGTATTTTGAGTGCCTTGGTGTTGAAGTTGTTTAAACCTCCTTTGTTATTTGAGAGAGCTGATTATGTTCCCTTATGTGGACATTCTATTGCAAGTTTCCACTTATGAGAATATCAGTGAGAATTCTATGCATAATTTGTCCTCTGTATGCCTTTCTGGTTGCTGCTTTTTGGTACAGAGCATTTTACAGAACCTCCAGTTTGCATACTTTTGCTCTCTTGCAGACTTAGCTCATCTATACAAATGTAAATTAAATGAAATCGCCTTAACTCAAACCCTTTCGGAAGGAATAGATCTATCACCTTTTGTATTGTAAGTTTCAAACGTCAGCAATCTTTAGTTGTTATGTCACCATTTTTCGACCGCAGGCTTGTTCTGTCTTGTAATACTGGAACGTAGATTCTGATTTTCTCACTACTTCCATCCTttagggaaaggttttgatttGCATTATTCTTGTACTGTATCATTCTGTCAGCCATTCTTGCATATTTTCTCTATTATAATGTTGTTCTGactactttttttttaattctgaACATTTTATTGCACTATTGTTTCCCAGAAAGCCAGTTAGATTCTTTCCCGCTGTACATAACCAGAACAGTGTTACTGGTTTACTAGTGGTGAATTCACAGCTCTTTGTTAACTCATTTACGAATTAGCAAATTGGTAACCTCTGTTTGAAGGCATGTTGTGTCCTGACTGCTGACGAATATCTTTCTAACAGTAAGAAAAATTGAGACTAATTTTGATCCACACTAGGCAATTGATTGCAATAACAAATTATTTGTCAAGTTTGTGAGAAGGTGCTGCAGCCTCTGATTTTATTATTTGCTCCTTTTACTCTTCAGGAAGCGCTTATTCAGTATGGTCAGTGATCTTCCATCCGTCTTTGAAGCATTCTCAGACAGGAAACACGGCAGAGATAGGTCTGGCGTTGATAGCAGCGGCAAGTCTAGACACTCGTCAAAGGTGCCACATTCATCTTTCCAACAGCTAAATATTAAGCTCAAGCTCTGGCTTCAGAAGCTGAGAATCCAGCTGCTTATGTTCAAAATTACACTTGTTGCTTGTCTAGAGAGGAAGCGACGGCCACGTGAAGAATTCTagagcagcagctcctgctGCCAAACAgtacgatgatgatgatgacgaagaCGACGAGGAGCACACCGAGACCTTTTGCGGGACCTGCGGTGGCCTGTACAATTCGAACGAGTTCTGGATCGGCTGCGACATCTGCGAGAGGTGGTTCCATGGCAAGTGCGTGCGGATTACCCCCGCTCGAGCGGACCACATAAAGCACTACAAGTGCCCGGACTGCAGCTCGAAGAAAATGAGGCAGTAGTAGTGGGGGGGCGTCTGATCTGATCAAAACCATACTCCTGTTGTCTGTCCGCAGCTAGCAGATGTGAATTCGTTTTAGAAACGTTGTTGTGGTGTTGTGTGGTGGTGATAGGAAGAGGCAGAGGACAGAATAGATACATGCTCGTTGCTCGTTCTATAAATGGTCCGTTAATTGTTCATCGTGTTGCCTGTTGCTTCGCAATCGTTGTAGCAGCATGAACTGATGAGTGGTTTCTTCCTGGATCCTGGTGGCTGTAGGTTGTTTCACTTCTTTTCGTGTATGTGGATGGATACCGGATTGGTCCTGCTGTCTAATTTGTAGACTTGAGACAAGTTTCGTAGTTCCAAATCTGCCGCTGCCACCCAACCATCAGGCCATGTGGCTTGCTCTGCTCGTGGGGTTTTCGTTAACCCGGTTGATCCTGTTTAACCGAACGGCAGCATTACGCAACGCACGAGAGGTTCTGGACCTGTGCTTTCGTTTTGGCTTAAGCCTTCGAGAACAAACCATGACTATGTTTTGTTTGATGTCCGTAGGCATGCATGTGAAGGATGGAAGTTTTGATGGTGTCAAAagtctaaggatagaagcggaTTGGATTTGGATATCTTGGATATCCATCTTTATGTTTCCTTCTCATTTCCATCTTCTAGGATGGAAGTGGATCGGATTCGTGCGAATACAGTTTTCTTCCCGTTTCTATCCTACAAAACTGATTAGAGAAGTGTTTACAAAGTATCAAAATAATGGTTTGCAGTCAAAACTTAAAACTGATCATTTGTAGTCAAATGACCAATATATGGAGCCTAATTGATTAGGGCCTTTGGCGTTCTTAGCCCCTGTTTCGAAATGAAATTACAATTTTCCCATTTTAATTTTCAGCCGTGCGAATTTGCCTCCGCCTTTTGAAAACGAAGGGAGCGTGTACCCCAATTTCGTGAAGACCAATTAACGGTGTTAAAACTGCTATAAAGAAAACTAGTTTGCCTATGCGGATTTGCCCCTACTAATATGTGAACGTTGTGACATTACCTTTGTTTGTAAAGAAGAACTGGACAATATTTGGACAGCTCTAAAACTAAGTAACAGGGTTCGCATATTTTCCAAATATTTAAGGGGGCTCATTTTGATACAGTAGTAAGTGTTGGGCAGAGGATGATTACAACCAACGCAATGCTCCCGACAAATCATTCACAAACCAATACTACTGGCACGAATATCTCTAGTCTCTACCACTATGCAAGTCTGCAACTGAACAAGCACGGGTATAAACTAATAAACACACCCCACCAAGGCAACCGATGCCATATGCTGCATGCCGATCACACCAGGGCAGCTCCAACCAGGGGCGGAGACGGGGGGCTATGGTTGCCCcccctaataatgaaaaaaaaaattcctagCTCCGCTCCTGCTCCAACAGCGAGCAGCAGCACGAGCGCAGCCACCGCCGCGTGGGCTCACCCCTGGGCACCGCCGCGGGGGATGTCTATTCATCGCATATGCGACGACGCCACATTGCACAAGCCATgtgcttcttctccggcgagctccggcggctgGACTTAGGCGGAGGAAGGCGGATGCGGCGGAGGCATCTGcgagtggaggaggcggaggaaggcGAATGGCGAAGGCGGTGGAGACATCTGCGAGTGGAGGAGGCGGCAGAGGAGCGGAGGAAGGCGGACAACGGCTCCGGTGGCGGGGGAGATAGTGGAAGGCGGAGGCGGCAGGGAGATGGAGGAAATCGGCAGAGATGGCGGAGGCATCTACGAGTAGATCGATTCCACTCGCATATGCGGCTGCGAGTTGCAATGCCTGCGCCCGAGCCGCACGCTTGTTGCCGCGTCGCCTGCAGCAGCATGAGCGCAGCCGCCACCGCGCTAGGTCGCGTGCACCCGCGCCAGGCCGTAGGTTCTGCACGAGCCGCGTGCCTGCTGCCCCGTCGCCTGTTGCCGCCGCTGCTTGCTAGGGTCAGAGGATGGAGATTTTTTTAGTCAAACGTACCTGTATTAACGATAAAGGATACAATACATGATGTACACATACAGATACAGACATATGGAAAGCAGAAGATAGCTGTCCcaatgaaagtgatcgggtgctctagcctaagagggggagggggtgaattagtcaCTATTAagaccttaacctatggctccaactagtttgcacaaaatttaaactaaaacaagctaactagatgtgcaactacggttcaccttagtgtgtaaccctcatcccaaaagagttttgcaacctatagccaatcctataaaaaatactacactaagaatgtaagcatctaggccctcaaggtatgtttcggtgattaatgacaaccattattatgactaatgagtttgtgcagcttaatagatcattatcgctcatttggtcatatgtcaaaagaggcccctcaatttcattattcaaaaaggcgatctcggtattcaactcaattttatgtcaagactaaggatctttctagtcctaagtgtcataaggttgagaaggacacttaggttagtataggttttatagttttgtagtgatcgcactattaagaggggttaatgctaagtaacttgagcatggacatgatcatttgaaaatggatgcacactatggtcactcaggtttctagaagttcaaataagtggttctcaaactatatctcaagaatatttggatttcattcaagactcaaatcagaaaagacaaaatcaaaaaaagtctatacaccggtttaaccgacgctctcaattttctatacgtcggttaaatgaagtcagcagagtctggacaaattcaatacaccggttaaaccgacgctgtttaaatcaagacgtcggtgcaattgaccagtgagatggtttttcagaggaattcaaaagttgtactcaccggttaaaccgacgataggtttgagttaacgtcggtgcagttgtccagagacttggtttttcagttgatcagtggacaactacactcaccggttaaaccgatgatacgtcggttaatctgcccaagtggtaacggctagttttcagaagtggcagtttacattcaccggttaaaccgacgatgactattggagggacgtcggattaaccggcgctacgcagttttctggcagcttttctccaacggctctatttgtgtgagctgcctatatatacccctccaatgggtcatttcgcccactcttgacaccaggcaacatccatacactcatactatagtcaagagccaccttgagcttcatcattcacatacttgtgcattcaatcaatcaagaagcaagattaaggacttgagtagagagaagctagtgtgcatccgttcttggtgatcggttcttgctcaagtgaaggccttagcttgttactcttggtgattggcatcacctaggcgatcttggtgatcgaggtgttttctcgcggagcttgccaaggattgtgggagcccggagaagaagattgtacgtggcttgatctccaccacgccgggatggtgaacggagactcttagtgagcgccctcgtctcggtgacttgggaggtgacaagactctttgagagtgtcacaacgtggattaggggtgtgtgccaacacatcgataccacgggaaaaaatccggtcgtctcttgtccactctctttattcaagcattttctttcatgcaatttactcatgtgcttgacttagagatcataacttagctctaccttgctaggctttactttgtttttatctctcttagcatgtgtaggtagcttagttacccggttggtgaattggtgcactactagctttgcataggttaaggttgctttactttgttttagaaattgaaaaaggcccaattcaccccccctcttggtccatcgatccttacaattggtatcagagcctcgttgctcatttggatcattaggcttcaccgcctagagctatggccaagatgggtggttcgccgccccacttcgagggcaagaactttgcttattggaaagttcgcatggccgcatatcttgatgcgattgcccccgaagtgtggttggccactaagaccggattcaccggaactcccaccaccgaacaattaaaatggaatgccaaggctagaaatgtaattttcgaagccattagtgaggaagtctttgctagagttaatggcatggacttagcaagtgatatttggaaggagctcattgaaattcatgaaggctccactaaagttcgtgagcaaaaatatcacttgtttagagctaagtatgattcttttaaaatgctagctcataaAAATTgtaatgatatgtactctcgcttgaatgtcattgtcaaggacattaatgcacttgaaatatccaaaattgacagtgcctccatcaatcgcaagattctcatgctcctcccgaagcccaagtataacatcatcaatgctatgcttcaaaaggagaatcttgacacaatggaagtaggagaacttgtgggcgaaattcgcgctcatgagatgagtatccttggtatgtccgaagagccaacttcaagcaaatcaattgctctaaagaccaaggcaaacaaagcccgcaagctcaagatgatcaagcaagattcaagctcaagcaatgaagaagatgatcatcatgaaagctcatccgatgttgaagatgatggagagcttgctctcatgatgaggaagttcacccgcttgaatgacaagatcaacaaaaagggtttcaactttgactcaaaaaggggaatgttccggccaatggatgtcaagaacaaaatttgctacaattgtggagaaaaaggtcacatccgtccaaattgccccaagccggacaaaagaaacaaggacgacaagagcaagcatcgccatgattcaagcgatgatgaagaagaagaaaggaaaaacaagaacaagagacttgggaagaaaaagagccatgacaagaagaccaagctcttcccaaagaagaaagggcacaccaagagaagcttcttggtggaaaaacaagaatgggtgaccgatgtctcatcaagcgaagagtcaagtgatgaagaagacatagtcaccatcgccctcacaaatgaagaaccatcactacctccacctccaatgtgcctcatggccaaaggtaactctaaggtatgtgagagtgaagatgatagtgatgatgagcttgaccctaatgagtttgctaacctcattaatgagtatacatccgttatcaagagggaaaagggcaaagtcaaggttcttgagagcactcgtgccaagttagagcttgcccactccgatttgcttggcaagtacaatgacttgcttaaaaagcacaatgagtcacttgtacttgcccactagggagtgcactttaccatcacgtcctcttcctaaattacccaagaattactcttcaatgtttcaaaataaccattttctcttgagtaaagtgaagggcaaggtgaaggccaaattcattggcaaactcactaaggagtcaaagaaaaagctccccaagcaactttgggtcccaaaagctcttgtcacacatgtgcaaggcccaaagcttgtttgagttcctaaaactcaaaagtgaattctcatgtgtgtaggtgaactacaaagccgatggaaaacattgggtactagatagcggttgctctcaacatatgaccggcaatgatagcatgttcacctcccttgaagacctcggcgatcatgaacatgtcacctatggtgataactcaaggggaaaagttttaggtttgggtagaatagcaatctctaaagatttatccatttctaatgtcttgtttgtagaagcacttagttttaatcttatttctattgctcaattgtgtgatcttggactaacgtgtacctttgacaagaatggtgttgtagtaactcttgaagaagacaagtcaatggtattcacggggtttaggcatggcaacatctatttagtggacttctcttcaaagcaaacaaataccatgacatgcctcttcaccaagtcttctcttgggtggctttggcatagaagaattgctcatattggcatgagcaacctcaagaaagcccacaagagagggatgatcaccggcttgaaggatgtcacgtttgacaagaacaagctatgtaaagcatgtcaagccgggaagaaagttgcaacacatcatcccatcaagacgatgttgtctacctccaagccgctcgagctacttcacatggatctctttggtccaactacatacaagagcattggtggtaacctctattgcctagtaattgttgatgatttttcacgttacacttgggttatgtttctaggcgataagggtgaaactccggaaatcttcaagacctttgcaagaagagctcaaagggagtacaactccccaattgtgaagatccggagtgacaacggcaccgagttcaagaacatgaagattgaagaatggtgcgatgaagagggcatcaagcatgagttttccgccacctacacgcctcaacaaaatggagtggtggaaagaaagaacaagactctcatcaccctagctagagcaatgttggatgattatggcacgtccgagaagttttgggcggaagcaatcaacacggcgt
This window contains:
- the LOC120689631 gene encoding 40S ribosomal protein S23, giving the protein MGKTRGMGAGRKLKTHRRNQRWADKAYKKSHLGNEWKKPFAGSSHAKGIVLEKIGIEAKQPNSAIRKCARVQLVKNGKKIAAFVPNDGCLNYIEENDEVLIAGFGRKGHAVGDIPGVRFKVVKVSGVSLLALFKEKKEKPRS
- the LOC120689630 gene encoding PHD finger protein ALFIN-LIKE 3-like produces the protein MDMTPASVSSNPRSVEEIYKDFSGRRAGLVRALTSDVDDFYSSCDPEKENLCLYGLPNGTWAVAPPAEEVPPEMPEPALGINFARDGMQRRDWLSLVAVHSDSWLISVAFFFGARLNANDRKRLFSMVSDLPSVFEAFSDRKHGRDRSGVDSSGKSRHSSKRGSDGHVKNSRAAAPAAKQYDDDDDEDDEEHTETFCGTCGGLYNSNEFWIGCDICERWFHGKCVRITPARADHIKHYKCPDCSSKKMRQ